cacagacacacactcacacacacacatctctacacacTACACTCTCATTCATACAATCATACATTCACATCctacaacacacatgcactcacctATACAAAGACATGGTTACACAAAAGTCAGCCTTTGCAACCTGTATACACGCAAAGCCTGACTCTGCTTGTAGTTTGAGTAACTGTGtgcttaccacacacacacacacacacacacacacacacacacacacacacacacacacattgcactgtCCTGCACATACAGTGTTCTCGTTTTAGTAAactatgacccccccccccccccccaatccttaCAAAACAGCCAGTGGATTCACTGATCCACAATCATGTTTCTTAGACTCATAGAGTGTCCTGGTGAGTTGTCATGCTGCCTGTAGCCAAGACGATTGAAGACCTGAGTATCTCACAAGCCCAGAGTGTCTGGGTTATCTGAATAATGTTAActgaaaaactgtaaaagatATGACAGCCCTTCCCACAGAAGTTCAGCTGACCACGTGTCACATCAGAGAGTTTGTACTTCACTCTGCACAGTAATCTGGCGGTGTTAACTTTGCACTGAAGATACCTGTTGGGTACACCTCCTATCACTTCCTTCTTAATGGTATTTTATTCTCCATTTGCATGCAAGAGGGGTTTGTATTTATTAGTTTGTAGCATGTTTATTTGTCAACGTGTCCACTGGATATTCTGGACACtgcttatctttttttttatgcatacGGCCAGGAATTGCTGAGTCATTAAATGGAGATCAGAAACACTTCTTGTCTGGGTTTTCACAGTCTTCAGCTATGGAACTATGGAATAGTCAGAAGTGAAGATTTGCACTGCATCAATGTAGAGTCATCACAGTGTTCGGTAAAGATTGGAAATATGAGGTCTATGCATTTGAATGACTTGGGTTACAGACATTATTCCTCAGAATTGGAACATAAATAACCTCATGTATTGCCATCACAGACTTGAACCAGGCCAGCGAGGCATATAGGACCCTTGCAGTTGAATTAGTCTGACTGACAGTCTCCAGGTCAGGACAGTCTCTGGCAGCAGTGCAGTCATGGAGTTGTTATTGGGCGGTGAGACACCTGAGGAGGATGTGACGCCTAAAAGTTATCTGACCAGTTTCACCCAGGCAGTCTTTGGACACCTCCAGGGCCACTGTCCGTGGCAAGGATTTAACCTGGTCCTGGACAGAGATACATATTCAGTGGGTCTTGTTTATTGGTGGCCAAATTTAGCCTGAACAGAAGGACCTGGAGGCCCAGCGTTGTTTTCCTGTAAGAGTGACTGAAGCTCTTTTCTGTCCTTTGGAAAAAACAAACTTCGATAACAAACACATGTGTTATTCATTACCGGTAATTCATGTTAGGGCAGTTTGTGAATTTGCTTGCATGGTTTTTGTGGTTCACTCCTCTATGTTAAAAATGCAACTCAGAATCTGTCTATAAACCATATGCTAAGCCATTAGGCATAAAATCAGGCCTCAGAGGATCTGCCTGTGTTCTGGCACACATCTGGCTGTGTTCTGGCACACATCTGGCTGTGATCTGCTATAGAcatgtgccagatcagggccggacCTGTGCCAAATTCAGATTATATTGGAGTTTTAATCTGATACGTGTCGGCCTTAATCCAGAGAGCAGAACGTTGATTGGGATCATCAACATgatgacagacaggcagacaggcagacaggcagacaggcagacaggcaggcaggcagacagacagacagacagacagacagacagacagacagacagacagacagacagacagacagacagacagacagacagacagacagacagacagacagacacacttcagTTAGCCTGTTGACAGCTGTCCACCTCTGGGCCCTGCTTTGAGGCCAGCGTTAACTGGGTCATGGGTTTGGAAAAAAGGGTTTGTTTATTAAAAGGGCTGGCTGGTGGTGTGGGAtcaatcacaaaaacacacacacacacacacacacacaaaagctgccTGAAACAGACCCACATCTGAGATGTCCAGATGTCCAGTTTGTTTGAGAAAGATCCACCTCAGTGAAATcaatcacaataaaaaaaataaaacactgtcacgaacacacacacacacacactctcgctctctctcactcacacacacactttctctcacacacacacgcacacacacacctaacagcaGACCCACATCTGGGCAGAATTTGAGCCTGATCacccttttcccctctccccaaTGCAACCAGCACCGGcctctaacctctaacctgaGACCTCTGGCATGGGAGGAAGGCGTGCTAGCAatgaggctaaaacccatgggcgCTAGCATCTGTCGCTAGCccgtctcttaaggtgtcatGGAGTGAGGCTATCTCACTGCACAAAACCGTATCTGCTGGCTAGCGTGACCTCACTACCGATCCAGGTCATGGCACCAATGAGAGTCAACAGCTGTTTGTTTGGGAAAGATCCTCGTCATCGATGAATGACCGGCTGGCAGAATAGGCTGTAGTGCAGAGCTTGCTTTCGGCATACGAAAAAAAAAGTCCTTCTTCAATTAAATTTGAATGtgtatatagcgccaaaacaataacagttaCAATAGCAATTTTCAGATATCAATAACAATTTTCAGAGCCCCAGAGccttttatttctgtctcttggCGTTTGCTCAGCATTATCTTTGTACTCAAGGgaatcctcttcctcttcttctcccaccaatcctctcctctctttcctccccctaTCTTCACTCATCTCCCACTCACAACTgattcccctccatctctctcttccctttcctcttccctccatctcttctcctctcctctccaccttcaCTGTCTCTGCTCTCCATATCTTCCCCCTCCATCCttttctcctttgctctctcaacctcactctctctctctctctctttcctccctcaatctgttccctctgtctctctcaatcctctttctctctctattggtactctctctctctctctctacttcctgtttccctcttcttctttccctctcttctattCATTCCCTCTGTATTTCCATCCTTCCtccgtctccctgtctcttcccctctctcccccctcctcccttctctcactcgctctctccagGCTCCGTCGTGGGCCTTCATCCTGAGTGCGTTGGGCCTGTTCATCTACCAGTCTCTGGACGCCATCGATGGGAAGCAGGCCCGGCGGACCAACAGCAGCTCTGCTCTGGGGGAGCTCTTTGACCACGGCTGCGATGCCGTCTCCACAGGTGTGGTCCTCATTCGACAACCAAGAAACACCCTGCACCTCGCAACACTATATAACTGCTACATCGAAGAGCATTTTTACCACTAAATATCACATAATAACAGGAAGACATATTTAAtctatatttaatatttattagattattttctctcattttctgtgaACAGTGTACGTATCTGTGTTTCAAGGTTTCTCAGTATATCATTTATATCTCTGGACACCTTATTTCTCTGTGTAACTATTTATCACCACGTGCACGTGTAGCTATGCAATGGCATGAAGGCAAAGGTCATACTCTGTCCTGGCTGAGATCTGTGGTACATCTAGGCCATTGTCCTGTCAGTCCGCTATGGTCTGGGTAGCTAAGCTCACAGTAAGTGCCCATCATCTCAGCAGAAGGCCCATGATCGCCAGCACTAATGGGAGGGCTTTGTTGTTGACTCGAGTGCTTGTTGACATCCATTGACCCTCtgttcttgtctctctctctttctcttcctctctctctctctctctctgtctgcctgtttcactcatgtttctcttgttttcccttttgtactgggccccccccccccctctcccatctcttttAATATTTGCCTCCCGCTCttcttttatctttctctccccatccacCCCTCTCTGTAGTGTTCGTTGCCGTGGGAACCTGCATCTGCTGCGGGATCGGGAATTATCCTAACTGGATGTTCTTCTGTGGATTCGTGGGCATGTTTATGTTCTTCTGCGCTCACTGGCAGACCTATGTCTCCGGCACGCTGCAGTTTGGCCTGTAAGTAATACCTAcactatatttacatttacatttagtcatttagcagacgcttttgtccaaagcgacgtacaagggagagaatattcaagctacgagcaatagaacctggtgtaacaataaataaatactactttacataagaaatataacaaaatgaaataaaaaagaaagaaagtgcagaaatgtaactgctgtaattgcaagttacgcaccagtcgaagtgccagttaggacaggaagtgctctctgaagagttgggtcttctaTATATAGATTTAGTAAATAATACGCAGTACTACAATTAGATTGAATCATTTAGCAGGTTTTAAGCATTCACACCAGCATGATTCGGTGTTCCTatatgaggggggaaaaaaagagttgTCTTTTGATTTGTCTCGTATGAGAAATGAAACCTTTATGACTTGAAAGTGGAAACTAAATATAACTGTGGAAATGTACTGTGACCCAAAATAAACCTAGGTGGCGCTAAATCCGTTTGCCAGCCGTTTGAGCCTTTGCATAAAGTGTGACACAGATTTCTTCCCTCAGGGTGGATGTCACCGAAGTCCAGCTTGCCATCACCATCATGTATGTGATGTCAGCCATCGGTGGAGTGCCACTCTGGCAGCTCACGGTACGAGTCCAgatataatataaaatgttttGACTTCTTCACCGTCTACACACCatctagaacacagaacacagaacatagaACAGCCCCCACTTCCCTTTCCTGACGTGGATATCCTGTTTCTTGACACTGGATGTCTTGTGTCACCCCTTCCAGAGGCTCGGCTTAACGAGCGCATGTGAAAGGTAAATATGGGAATtcgtcaccatggcaacgtgTCACACGGCGGTGTACGTTGTCTGACCGCCACCCCCAGCGTCAgctcccaccccacccttgaAGCTTTGGCATGTCTCGAGCTTTTCCCAGTGCAGAGCGGAGATGCCTTGGAGCGAACGTGTTCCCAcgttttaccccccccccccccccccccccaccttagGCAACCAAAGTTGTCGAGTTGTTGTGCTACTGGCCatctagcgtgtgtgtgtgtgtgtgtgttcatctgaacCACATTCACCACTTTTGTCACACTTAAAAAAGGTTGACTTGACTTGTACTCGTCCATTAAAACATTATCATTTATATCCTGTGGCTCAGCTAACAAAGCAAAATGCTAACAAAAACCAAGGTCATTGTCAGGGAGCACACAATAGTGTTTCTACGTGTGCTTTTATATGAACGGATTTGAGGACCAAGTCGTCATTTGAATTATGCCAATTATGTCACTGTCTTTTGTAAATAGTGTACAATCCAACGTTGTAGTTCGAGCATGAAATGAAAACCTGCATATTCTCTGCTAATGGTGGCACACTCCTCCACACCTTGTGGTTGCAGTGGTACAGTAGATACACGGCCTGTCAGTAGACTTGCTTGCGCAGTCGTCCATTTTGAAATGACCCGGCTATTGTACGGGTGAACAAAATGGTGATAAATTAGTCAAAGAAGTATCAGCCTGAAGGAGTAGAGATTAAGATCCAGTCTTTTAGCTGCCCGTGCTCTTCCTACCTGTACTGTTGTGACAAAGCTGCTCACTGAAAGGAATGATGGTCACAAGGCTGGTGAAGTATTTTTGAGTGTTCGGTTGTTATAACCTCAaccaccatgttttttttttccctttttgaaacgggagggtgaggggggttGCATAGTACTAGGAGGTTGCATAGCATCTTTAGTATTCTTGTATGAtttttaaaaaaactgaaaaataattTGATGGCTAGTTTTCTGTATTTTAATCAAGAGACAACTTATCAAAATATTTCTTCATAGCTTCAAGAATGTGTTGGGTTATGCAACTTCTAGATTAATTAGAGTTTCGTCACTCAAGACCTTTACCCAACCAAATGACTCCCGTTGTATTGATGTCTCCTTCCATCTATGTCCATTGCTTAGTTGCCTGTGCTCGGCGTGAAGATGTACGTCTTACCCATCATGGGAATCATCGGGGGCTTCCTGCTCTCCAGCTACAACTACTTCCAGGTCATCCTGAATGGAGGCGTGGGCAAGAACGGCTCCACAGTAGCGGTAAGCACCGGATGCGTCCACAACTACGCCTGCCCAGTAAACAGCTCCACTGTGGTTGTGATGCGTCCACAACTACGCCTGCCCAGTAAACAGCTCTACTGTGGTTGTGATGCGTCCACAACTACGCCTGCCCAGTAAACAGCTCCACTGTGGTTGTGATGCGTCCACAACTACGCCTGCCCAGTAAACAGCTCCACTGTGGTTGTGATGCGTCCACAACTACGCCTGCCCAGTAAACAGCTCCACTGTGGTTGTGATGCGTCCACAACTACGCCTGCCCAGTAAACAGCTCCACTGTGGTTGTGGGTACGAGCTTTAAGAGTACAGCAGTTGTGTTATTCATGACCAATTGGCCACAGGTAGTGACCTCACCAAAAGCTTGGTGACCACACCAAAAGCTTGGTATCTATCTCTATAATCTTAGAAGCTGTACATATATAATATCATGTCCTCTTGGGTTAGAACGCAATAAAGAATTGAGAGGTTGCTACTTTGCAAATGGCTCGATATTGACTGTAGGTATGCAACTTGGAGAATCAGCTATAGGTGCACAGCCCAGCAATCTGCTCCTCTGTGGCTGTTAGTCAATGCCCAATTCACTAAACAGTGGACTGGTCTGTGCAGTACACCCTTAGAAGGAAGGTTCCTCATTTTGTCTCCTCAGGAGACCCCTTCAAAGTTTCCTTTAGAACATGTAGGAGCTGTTGCAAGAACTGGTCAAGTCTGAATAGAACTGCTGTAGTACTGTTGAAGTACTGCTTTAGAACTGTTTTATAAGCAAAGGGTTCTTCATGTGGCAAGGCTCAGATGGTATGATTGATCTACTAAGTGGCTTAGATTAAAATCGCTCCCTCCTGGGTCTAGTTCTTCAGGAGGTTCCTTACTGAAaggtgaatgttttttttaagttctaAATGTGCTTTAACCTTAACGTAGAGTTTCTAGGCTCACCTTCAGAAGACAAATTAAGTATTTTTTTCCCATAAGAGTGGTTCGTTATTTGTGTGTCCCTTTTTAGCGCACTTTAGAACAATTCAGTCACCTTTGTCTGGCCTGATTTCAAAGTGAGGCTGTATGTATTGCAAATATTTAATCACTGCTAGGGGCGTGCCGGTCACTGTGATTTTTTTCAcctagtgttgtgtgtgggtgttttgttAACTGATAAGATGAGATAACTTTAAGAACCCTTGCATTTTTTCTGATAGGGTTATAGTCCTCTAAGATTGTATTAACCAGAGTCCATTTCAGGTATGTCGCGTAAGACATTTTTCCCCACTatctattgatttttttttttttaggggttGTGGACACTCATACTATGACAGGTCAATGCACATTGGATTGTATAGACGTTCACCATTGCCCTGTTTTTAATTCATGGATGCAAGTGGTTAGAATCCACTCCATTGCCTCAAAGGTGCAATCCTTCGATCCTGGCATAAGATTGTTCCTGTTTGAACTCTAGAGACAATCAAACACCTATTCATCTACTGCTCATGAAGCAACATCATTCATTGTCTAGAATCATTATTTGctcggtccaagccacttttagtttttttgagcgcacatacagaacagacagctagaagaCCATGAGGAGAAgtgtgctgaatttgacaaaaagtgtattgaatAATAATCAAATACTGCGCCTCTAAATATCTTGTGTGCTCATCGTCTGTTGGACGTTAGCGGTGCTGAATGGTGAACTTGTCTCCTGTAGGACACCAGTGTGCTCTCCCCCGGCCTCCATATTGGCCTCATCCTCACCCTGGCCTTCATCATCTTTAAGAAGTCCTCCAGCGAGCTCTTTGAGCTGCACCCCTGCCTCTACATCCTCACCTTCGGGATGGTCATCGCCAAGATCTCCAACAAGCTGGTGGTGAGAGCTGCATTCCAGTCTCTCCTCTGGGTTATCCATGGATTATTGTCTattgatttaaataataatcaacaaatattctgtatttgtgcTGGTTTATtgcactcttttttttgttctttctttcggctctttctttctttctctccttcttttctttctttctttctccctctcttccttttttgaAATGGAAACATAATGTAGGCTCACCTAGGGCTGTTGTGATGAGTGCCTCACGTTGCCTTTCTTCCACAGGTTGCCCACATGACCAAGAGTGAGCTCAGCCTCCCTGACACGGCCTTCATCGGACcaggcctcctcttcctcaaccAGTACTTCAACAGCTTCATTGACGAGCACATCGTCCTCTGGATCGCTATGGTGAGTTGCTCTTAGACACCATAACCACTGAAACCATCACAACAGGATGGCCAATAtctgttttcatttaaaaattCCTTGGTCTTCAGAAAAGGACTCTTTCAATGTGTATATATCAGTGTTTGTATGTAAGCTAATTGATTGCTAAATGTGCTCCATCAACAAGACTTAATGAAACTAAGTTAACAGTGGACTGGTCTGTGCAGTACACCCTTAGAATGAAGGTTCCTCATTTTGTCTCCTCAGGAGACCCTTTCAAAGTTTCCTTTAGAACATGTAGGAGCTGTTGCAAGAACTGAAAATCTGAAAAACCTGCAAGTCTGAATAGAACTGTAGTACTGCTTTAGAACTGTTTTATAAACAAAGGGTTCTTTATGTGGCAAGGGTCAGCGGGTATGAGACAACAAGACTCACTAGGACTATGGTCTCTGCATCCTCACATTTAGTATACaagtagtttgtttgtgtgtgtgggcctcctAATGATAATTACAAAAGTTACGAGTCGTATAGATCCCAGAATGGTTTGGATTGGGGGAATGTATTATGCTAATTAAAATGCTAACTTATAACCATAACATTAGCTGAGTTATTCAGACAGAACCAGTCACTGTCTTCCTCTGCCTTTTGTAATCTGGTGAGCACATTCTGGCAAAATGGGGAGCCTaactttattgtttgtttgtgtgtgtgtgtgtgcgtgtgtgcgtgcgtgcgtgtgtgtgtgtagatcctgTCCCTGGTGGACCTGACGCGCTACTGCACAGGCGTGTGCTTGCAGATCGCCGCACACCTGCGCATCTGCGTGTTCAGCATCACTGCGCAGGCCCCACCCAAATCCAGCCGTGACTGACGAATTGCCCGGCGGGAGGAGGCGGGGAGGTTGGACGGCGATGGCTCCACCTCCCCACTCttagaagcagaagaagagaagaaggaagaCCCCTCGAACCAAAACCACAACAGCCTTGACTCAGTCACCATCTCCAGTTAACCTCaactccttttctttttctgttttcttttctttcattcgtTTTGGTAAAGAGAAGCTAGGTTAGGATAATTTTCTCATGAACAACCATGTTAATGTTAAGAGAGTGAACACTGGAATATCCTCATTGGCTAAAAACACAGTTTGGCGGCAGTTAGCTTGACAAACTGTGCTGGAATCACACTTAGGGAAATATTTCAGGCTCTTTAAtcaatttttttgtctttcatttttaaGTGCAAATCCGTGATCTTATTTTCAACCAATTTAGTATACAGATACACTAGACATTtttattgtctgtatttctacAAAATTTGTGAGTTATAGTCCAAATCACATTTCTCCTAAATGAAGAATTTACTAGTCACTGCCTTAAGTGGGTTAATTCCAATCAGCGAAAACCTGCCAATGACACTGAATTGTCTGTCAACACTTGGTCGTACCCATCCATCTACACTTTGTCAATCTCAAAGCTTACCTACTATACCTTAACACAGGATAGTCTATAGGGATAAATGCAGCAGGTAGCAACAACATTACAAATCTATACAAATGAGTTGTTTTGATCCAGGCAGTTAGATATAGTTAGAACAGGTGGCCTATACCTATTTTCAAATGAGCAGTGGCAGTAACCAGCCTTTCGATTAtcatctttttatttatttattctttggAATCTGAATCGGGTGTGAATAGTGAATCTGAATGAGCTCTGGGTGTAAAACCAATggggtttgttttattttatttttgaggtTAATTCCCAAATGAAGTGGACTGGAACTGCTGCACTCTTCAGGAGAAAGCTTCCTTTTCACGTTGTGATTACCTGTCAAGGACTGTGGGAGAGGAAGGGACCACGGGCGTGTATATCTGCTGAGAACAGAGAGGGACTCTCTGTCTAAACCCCCTCATACATACATCCAGACAGTGCATCTTTTCCCAGGACTTTCTGATGTTTAAGAATGACCACCTCCGTGCCCCTCCCCTTCGCCGAGTCCCTTTCTCTGTTCGAGGACGCAGAAATACAcgggtacacaaacacactcctcctgCTTTTAAACATCTCCTCCCTAAAGGGCTAATCATTTCAAATAAATTTTATGTGatttaatacaaaacaaaagacGTTTCAAGACTGAATTATATTTaaacttttcatttcatttgcacTGAAGTGCGAGGCTCAGACtgctatgatgtcaccattGTATTGAGTCTCTTTTACTTCTCAATGCTATTCTTCCTGATTTTACACTGAGGTACCTGTTCTGTTCCCGGGAGGATATTAATGATATCTTGACATACCTCAATGAATATGATGAAAGGGACACTTACATTAGTATGTACTAGAGTTCCATGATTACACAATTCTTGCCTTCCTCACATTACCTATGGCACATGTTTATAATTAGCTCTCCATGTGTCGGCCTGTCATCCTCCAGTTGCTTCCTACTTGCACAGGACATCGCTTTGCCAGACGACGAcggtggcaggcaggcagactgaATCACTGAAAGGCCAGTGACGGATGAAATCAGGCCAAATTTTAGCCTTAAATACAGGATGCTGTTTTTGTCCGGGACAAATTATTTCAGTTTAAATTAAGTTATAACAGTTTGCCCATTGAGGCTTCAGTGATGAAAGCAAAAGCAACAGACCTGTAGTGTGATTAACTACCCTGACTGTTTTATCCCCCATTGAAATGTGTGGGGGAAAAAtgattaacaacaacaatgaaaaatCTTGTGGCGAAGCAGCATACACAATTTTAGTTTTAATTCTGAGGAATTTCAGATGTTCGTCTCATTGGTTTAAAACGGATTGGCAAACAACTTTATTTACCCAACTTGTGCGACCCTTTGCCAGTACAAGGATATGGACATTTCTGTGGTCAATGCAATCAGTTGAATACAGTCTATGTGTCAAACAGAAAGTGTGGCATCCATTTTAATTAATGCAATTAAGTTAACTTATTTCCACAGAACAATCAGACATTACTGATCAGTCGCATGCTGTAGAGATCTGAATTTCAGACACAAGCCTTGTGTTATCACCtgctcaccttctctctctctcacacacacacacacacacacacacacacacacacacacacgcttacaaaCAGCTTCTTGGTAAGCCTCACTCTTTAAAAACATGCAGATTTAGAAAAGCTGTTCACACCCTGGCCTGCAAGGAAACTCACATTTCCAAAGCATCTGAAATAGATGTGATCTTAACATGTTGGGCATGTATCCCTGTACCGTGTCATGATATGTTGTAATAACCAGGGGAAACGCTATGGTAATGGTTTATGACATCACTGCAATCAGGAAGGGGACACAATGCTAATATTTCTTTTCTGTCTAGAACATTCAAATAGTGTGCTTTTTTTCAAAGTGTGGATTTGAGGCAGGCCTGACCTCCTCAAGCCTGGCATTTGAGTTGTGCTCACGGTTCCTGTTCAAACAAACCAGGACAAAGCAGGCAGGGTCTTCAGTATGATCACATGTACAAGATCCAGGCAAATCAGCACAACacgagggggagagaaagcgCACTGGCCGTAGTCTCTCTCCGTCTACAAAAAAAGGCACTTCATCTGGAATgttgagaagaaaaggagaggctTAAGCAAAAGCCAAAACAAACCCCATGTctaaaagaacaaacaaaaaaaattaacaaacaaataaaacggTACCCTCTAGTTGCAGTGGCTGACAAGGCTGTTCTCTCACAGCTCTTTGTATTTAAACTAATAAATCATCTATCCAAGGCCTTAAAAACAGAGGCAGAAACCCAAAGACTCATTCACAAGGATAGGGTTCAGTTGTCAGTATCTTTCCGGATATGAAACTAAAGGTTCACAAGATGCTGTTGCAGTGTCCAGTGTTTATCTCTCGAGTTTGAGTTGAATTGGACATAAAAAATTGAGTCAAAATCGTATCAAGAAACAACAGACCAACTAAGCAGGCGTGAGTGAGCGTGTATTGCTCACTGGAGTCATAATAGAAAGTTTCATTGTTGCCCCCTAGTGGACTGGAGTTGTAGTGTCTCACAAAGTCCTGGTTACCACTTTTGATGTCAAGATTTCTCCAGTTGTGGATTCAGTTTTTTCCTCCTGCAGCATCACAGTTGTCCAGGCACACCCTGTCTTCCACAATTACACCTGCGTAGTTCACCGTGTCCAGCTTTAAGTTTCAGGGCTGGGAGAAAGCCCATTGAAGTCCCCGTTTCTTTCAACTCGCCGTGGGTCTCTGTCCAGaaaccctgctcctgccccaTCCAGCTAATCCATCTCTCattaaagaaggagagagggagacagatagagagagggagggagg
The sequence above is drawn from the Clupea harengus chromosome 16, Ch_v2.0.2, whole genome shotgun sequence genome and encodes:
- the chpt1 gene encoding cholinephosphotransferase 1 translates to MPHCLWPEPLSPAQLKRLEEHKYSASGRSLFEPPCQVYWNWLVQQIPTWVAPNTLTIIGLVVNIVTTVILVYYCPSATEEAPSWAFILSALGLFIYQSLDAIDGKQARRTNSSSALGELFDHGCDAVSTVFVAVGTCICCGIGNYPNWMFFCGFVGMFMFFCAHWQTYVSGTLQFGLVDVTEVQLAITIMYVMSAIGGVPLWQLTLPVLGVKMYVLPIMGIIGGFLLSSYNYFQVILNGGVGKNGSTVADTSVLSPGLHIGLILTLAFIIFKKSSSELFELHPCLYILTFGMVIAKISNKLVVAHMTKSELSLPDTAFIGPGLLFLNQYFNSFIDEHIVLWIAMILSLVDLTRYCTGVCLQIAAHLRICVFSITAQAPPKSSRD